In the Burkholderia cenocepacia genome, one interval contains:
- a CDS encoding 4-hydroxyphenylpyruvate dioxygenase family protein, whose translation MPGNSHPLSSDTPPVADPAANPLGMAGLEFVEFAAPVPDALAQRFEQLGFKAIARHVSKNVTLYRQGQMHFLINAEPDSFAARYAEEYGMGVCAIGLRVANARRAFERAIQLGAWAFEGEKVGVGELKIPAIQGIGDSHLYFVDRWRGRDGQRGGVGEISIFDIDFRPIDIATAHTDLDCAGVGLQQVDHFTQTVGAGRMQEWLDFYHDLLHFREIHQIDAHWHVSEESRVMVSPCGAVRIPVYEEGTRRTDLMHAYLPDHPGEGVQHVALATDDILSCVDALRANGVEFIEPPARYYDDVDARLPAHGVDLDALRRRAVLVDGEIGSDGVPRLFFQTFVKRRPGEIFFEIVQRKGHHGFGEGNLAALARARDAG comes from the coding sequence ATGCCCGGCAATTCCCACCCCTTGTCCAGCGATACGCCGCCCGTCGCCGATCCGGCCGCCAATCCGCTCGGGATGGCCGGCCTCGAATTCGTCGAATTCGCGGCGCCCGTGCCGGACGCGCTCGCGCAACGCTTCGAGCAGCTCGGGTTCAAGGCGATCGCGCGGCACGTCAGCAAGAACGTCACGTTGTACCGGCAGGGGCAGATGCATTTCCTGATCAACGCCGAACCCGATTCGTTCGCCGCGCGCTATGCGGAGGAGTACGGGATGGGCGTCTGCGCGATCGGGCTGCGGGTGGCGAATGCCCGGCGCGCGTTCGAACGCGCGATCCAGCTCGGAGCATGGGCGTTCGAAGGCGAAAAGGTCGGCGTCGGCGAGTTGAAGATCCCTGCCATCCAGGGCATCGGCGATTCGCACCTGTATTTCGTCGACCGCTGGCGCGGGCGGGACGGCCAACGCGGCGGCGTCGGCGAGATCTCCATCTTCGACATCGATTTCCGACCGATCGACATCGCGACCGCGCATACCGATCTCGACTGCGCGGGCGTCGGCCTGCAGCAGGTCGACCACTTCACGCAAACGGTCGGCGCGGGACGGATGCAGGAGTGGCTGGATTTCTACCACGACTTGCTGCATTTTCGCGAGATCCACCAGATCGACGCGCACTGGCATGTGTCGGAGGAATCGCGCGTAATGGTGTCGCCGTGCGGCGCGGTCCGGATTCCGGTCTACGAGGAAGGCACGCGGCGTACCGACCTGATGCATGCGTACCTGCCCGACCATCCGGGCGAGGGCGTGCAGCACGTCGCATTGGCCACCGACGACATCCTGTCGTGCGTCGATGCCCTGCGCGCGAACGGCGTCGAGTTCATCGAGCCGCCTGCACGTTATTACGACGACGTCGATGCGCGGCTGCCCGCGCATGGCGTCGATCTCGACGCGCTGCGCCGCCGCGCGGTGCTGGTCGACGGCGAGATCGGCAGCGACGGCGTGCCGAGGCTGTTCTTCCAGACCTTCGTCAAACGCCGTCCCGGCGAGATCTTCTTCGAGATCGTGCAGCGCAAGGGGCACCACGGGTTCGGCGAGGGCAACCTCGCGGCACTCGCCCGCGCGCGCGACGCCGGGTGA
- a CDS encoding UDP-N-acetylglucosamine 1-carboxyvinyltransferase, producing MSNLIVHGGTPLRGDIKPSANKNAVLPILCATLLTDQPLRLVGVPDITDVRKILDIFRTLGSDVSVDFTTGLLELHHRNTKFDPAVHRLPEAMRSSIMLIPPLLARFGVARLENDVKGCTLGVREIDPHVEVFERFGAHIERTPDSLIVRTDGPLTANDHWLDYASVTTTENFALCATAANGTSTLMNAASEPHVQEFSQFLAMIGVAIEGIGTSRLCVTGGGKLGGGEFRFAEDFHEIATFLALGAITGGDITVRNSSPEHFPLIDRTFAKFGVTVTHRDGWSRAERDGPLRVRRPFTQNILTKVEAAPWPYLPVDLLPIFIALGVRAEGSAMFWNKVYDGALGWSGELSKFGAHVLLSDPHRLITFGGLQLTPARVESPYIIRVAIALLMVAASIEGRSEIMNALPIRRAHPHFVENLRSVGANVEWTSSE from the coding sequence ATGTCGAATCTCATCGTCCACGGCGGCACTCCGCTGCGCGGGGACATCAAGCCGTCCGCGAACAAGAACGCCGTCCTGCCGATTCTGTGCGCCACCCTGTTGACCGATCAGCCGCTGCGCCTCGTCGGCGTGCCGGACATCACCGACGTGCGCAAGATCCTCGACATCTTCCGCACGCTCGGCAGCGACGTGTCGGTCGATTTCACGACGGGTCTGCTCGAGCTTCACCATCGCAACACCAAGTTCGATCCGGCGGTCCATCGGCTGCCCGAGGCGATGCGTTCGTCGATCATGCTGATTCCGCCGCTGCTCGCACGCTTCGGCGTCGCGCGCCTCGAGAACGACGTGAAAGGCTGCACGCTCGGCGTGCGCGAGATCGATCCGCACGTCGAGGTGTTCGAACGTTTCGGCGCGCACATCGAACGCACGCCCGATTCGCTGATCGTCCGTACCGACGGCCCGCTGACGGCCAACGATCACTGGCTCGACTACGCGTCGGTGACGACCACCGAGAACTTCGCGCTGTGCGCGACGGCCGCGAACGGCACGTCGACGCTGATGAACGCGGCCTCCGAGCCGCACGTGCAGGAGTTCTCCCAGTTCCTCGCGATGATCGGCGTCGCGATCGAGGGCATCGGCACGTCGCGGCTATGCGTGACGGGCGGCGGCAAGCTCGGCGGCGGCGAGTTCCGCTTCGCCGAGGATTTCCACGAGATCGCGACGTTCCTCGCGCTCGGCGCGATCACCGGCGGCGACATCACGGTGCGCAACTCGTCGCCCGAGCATTTCCCGCTGATCGACCGCACGTTCGCGAAATTCGGCGTGACCGTCACGCACCGCGACGGCTGGTCGCGCGCGGAACGCGACGGCCCGCTGCGCGTGCGCCGGCCGTTCACGCAGAACATCCTGACCAAGGTCGAAGCCGCACCGTGGCCGTACCTGCCGGTCGACCTGCTGCCGATCTTCATCGCGCTCGGCGTGCGCGCGGAAGGCAGCGCGATGTTCTGGAACAAGGTCTACGACGGCGCGCTCGGCTGGTCCGGCGAACTGTCGAAGTTCGGCGCGCACGTGCTGTTGTCCGACCCACACCGGCTGATCACGTTCGGCGGGCTGCAACTGACGCCGGCGCGCGTCGAGAGCCCGTACATCATTCGCGTCGCGATCGCGCTGCTGATGGTGGCCGCGAGCATCGAAGGCCGCTCGGAAATCATGAACGCGCTGCCGATCCGCCGCGCGCATCCGCATTTCGTCGAGAACCTGCGTTCGGTCGGCGCGAACGTCGAGTGGACGAGCAGCGAGTAA
- a CDS encoding type II toxin-antitoxin system HipA family toxin yields MVARARSDRLDLWMNGIPVGYWEIRRGVERLVYLPDWLDDPQGRPLSLSLPFTPGNQPHQGAIVADYFDNLLPDSESIRRRIAQRYRLRSTAPFELLASIGRDCVGAIQMLPPDETPVDLEAIEGAPLDDAAVANVLRHATATPLPGSGEPDGDLRLSIAGAQEKTALLRQRNRWLRPSGSTPTTHIFKLPLGRVGNMQADMRTSVENEWLCSKLVAAYGLSVAPCEIGRFDDQKALIVERFDRRPSRDGSWILRLPQEDMCQATGTPSGAKYETDGGPGIETIMGILANSADASRDRMNFFVAQLVFWVLAAIDGHAKNFSIAHLPGNAYRSTPLYDVLSAHPIIGTRRNQIPPRRARLAMAVCGKNRHYVIGEIQPRHWIAQGRRVGLTEDDVRAAMAAVSARTEPAIAEAAAQIPPDFPADVADAIFAGMRRQSRKLAAADPA; encoded by the coding sequence ATGGTCGCACGCGCCCGCAGCGACCGGCTCGACCTGTGGATGAACGGCATTCCTGTCGGCTACTGGGAAATCCGGCGCGGGGTCGAGCGTCTCGTCTACCTGCCGGACTGGCTCGATGATCCCCAGGGCCGACCACTGTCATTGTCGCTCCCCTTCACGCCCGGCAACCAGCCGCACCAGGGTGCGATCGTGGCCGACTACTTCGACAACCTGCTGCCGGACAGCGAGTCGATCCGTCGCCGCATCGCGCAGCGTTACCGGCTCCGATCGACAGCGCCGTTCGAATTGCTCGCGTCGATCGGCCGCGATTGCGTCGGCGCGATCCAAATGCTGCCGCCCGACGAGACCCCGGTCGATCTCGAGGCAATCGAAGGCGCGCCGCTCGACGACGCAGCCGTTGCCAATGTGCTGCGCCACGCGACCGCCACGCCACTGCCCGGCAGCGGAGAACCGGACGGCGACCTGCGCCTGTCGATTGCCGGCGCGCAGGAAAAGACCGCGCTGCTGCGTCAGCGCAACCGCTGGCTGCGGCCGTCGGGCAGCACGCCGACGACCCACATCTTCAAGCTGCCGCTCGGGCGCGTCGGCAACATGCAGGCCGACATGCGCACGTCCGTCGAAAACGAATGGTTGTGCTCGAAGCTCGTCGCTGCGTACGGCCTGTCGGTCGCGCCGTGCGAAATCGGCCGGTTCGACGATCAGAAGGCACTCATCGTCGAGCGCTTCGACCGTCGCCCGTCGCGCGACGGCTCGTGGATCCTGCGGCTGCCGCAGGAGGACATGTGTCAGGCGACCGGCACGCCGTCGGGGGCGAAATACGAAACGGACGGCGGCCCCGGCATCGAGACGATCATGGGCATCCTCGCGAATTCGGCCGACGCTTCGCGCGACCGGATGAATTTCTTTGTCGCACAGCTTGTATTCTGGGTGTTGGCGGCGATCGACGGCCACGCGAAGAACTTCAGCATCGCGCACCTGCCCGGTAATGCGTATCGCAGCACGCCGCTGTACGACGTGCTGTCCGCGCATCCGATCATCGGTACGCGCCGCAACCAGATTCCGCCGCGCCGCGCCCGCCTGGCGATGGCCGTCTGCGGGAAGAACCGGCACTACGTGATCGGTGAAATCCAGCCGCGCCACTGGATCGCACAGGGCCGCCGTGTCGGCCTGACCGAAGACGACGTGCGGGCCGCGATGGCGGCCGTCTCAGCACGGACGGAGCCCGCGATTGCCGAAGCCGCCGCGCAGATCCCGCCGGACTTTCCCGCGGACGTGGCAGACGCGATCTTCGCGGGCATGCGTCGGCAAAGCCGCAAACTCGCGGCGGCCGATCCGGCGTGA
- the shiA gene encoding shikimate transporter gives MTPTFDTLDAAAGARARSQARKAAIGSFVGAVVDWYDFLLYGIVAALVFNSEFFPKVSPTMGTLAAFATFGVGFLFRPLGGIVFGHYGDRLGRKRMLVLTVMLMGLSTVAIGLLPAFSTIGWWAPVLLVLMRAIQGFAVGGEWGGAALMAVESAPKQKKAFYSSGVQVGYGVGLVLATGIVSILSHTLGEAAFKSWGWRLPFVFSIVLVLIGLWVRKNMDESQEFVEKVEHGNRKLRLPVLEALTRHPKAFLLIVALRLAELFTMYIVTAFALSYSTTNLGMSRDLFLNIGLLVGAVSCVTIPCFAWLADRYGLRRIYLIGALIGLASAVPFFVALEARSIAWIVIFSILLANAAHDMVVSVQQPLFTELFGAEYRYSGAGVGYQFASVVGGGFTPFIAVGLVSVAGGSWHLVAGYLAVGCLISLVVAARMRAAR, from the coding sequence ATGACCCCCACCTTCGACACCCTCGACGCCGCCGCCGGCGCCCGTGCGCGCAGCCAGGCCCGCAAGGCCGCGATCGGCAGCTTCGTCGGCGCCGTCGTCGACTGGTACGACTTCCTGCTGTACGGGATCGTCGCCGCGCTGGTGTTCAATTCCGAGTTTTTCCCGAAAGTCAGTCCGACGATGGGCACGCTCGCGGCGTTCGCCACCTTCGGCGTCGGCTTCCTGTTCCGGCCGCTCGGCGGCATCGTGTTCGGTCACTACGGCGACCGGCTCGGCCGCAAGCGGATGCTCGTGCTGACCGTGATGCTGATGGGGCTGTCGACGGTCGCGATCGGCCTGCTGCCGGCGTTCTCGACGATCGGCTGGTGGGCGCCCGTGCTGCTGGTGCTGATGCGCGCGATCCAGGGTTTCGCGGTCGGCGGCGAATGGGGCGGCGCGGCGCTGATGGCGGTCGAGAGCGCGCCGAAGCAGAAGAAGGCGTTCTACAGCAGCGGCGTGCAGGTCGGCTACGGCGTCGGGCTCGTGCTGGCCACCGGCATCGTCTCGATCCTGAGCCATACGCTCGGCGAGGCCGCATTCAAGTCGTGGGGCTGGCGCCTGCCGTTCGTGTTCAGCATCGTGCTGGTGCTGATCGGGCTGTGGGTGCGCAAGAACATGGACGAATCGCAGGAGTTCGTCGAGAAGGTCGAGCACGGCAACCGCAAGCTGCGCCTGCCGGTGCTGGAAGCGTTGACGCGCCACCCGAAGGCGTTCCTGCTGATCGTCGCGCTGCGGCTCGCCGAGCTGTTCACGATGTACATCGTCACCGCGTTCGCGCTCAGCTATTCGACGACGAACCTCGGCATGTCGCGCGACCTGTTCCTGAACATCGGCCTGCTGGTGGGCGCGGTGAGCTGCGTGACGATCCCCTGCTTCGCGTGGCTGGCCGATCGCTACGGCCTGCGCCGTATCTACCTGATTGGCGCGCTGATCGGTCTTGCGTCGGCGGTGCCGTTCTTCGTCGCACTGGAAGCGAGGTCGATCGCGTGGATCGTGATCTTCTCGATCCTGTTGGCGAACGCCGCGCACGACATGGTCGTGAGCGTCCAGCAGCCGTTGTTCACCGAGCTGTTCGGCGCCGAATACCGCTACAGCGGCGCGGGTGTCGGCTACCAGTTCGCGAGCGTCGTCGGCGGCGGGTTCACGCCGTTCATCGCGGTCGGCCTCGTCAGCGTGGCCGGCGGTTCGTGGCACCTCGTCGCCGGCTACCTGGCGGTCGGTTGCCTGATCTCGCTGGTGGTCGCCGCGCGGATGCGGGCGGCGCGATGA